DNA from Xanthomonas hyacinthi:
ATTCGATCGCCGGCGCCACCAAGGGCGTGCTCAGTCTCTCGATGTCGGCATTGCGTTCGACCGCGGACGGCCTGCCCTTCCCGCTGACCGGAGGCGAACTGGGCAGGGAGGCCAATGAAATGCATTTTTATGCGGCGCTGCTCAACGGGATCTTTCTTGCCACCGAGTTGCCGAAGAAATACGGCTCCGAATCGGTGAAACACCAGGCCGAGAAGATCGAAAACAGCACGTACTTCCGTTCGACAGCCGCCGTCGCGGCCGCTGCCGTGCTGCTGACCCCATTCGTGTGGAGCAATGTCAAACAGATCGCAGGCCGCATCCGCGACCATGCGCTGCGCGCAGGTGCCGCCGGCGCGGAGCTGGTCGGTCTGAACAGCAGAGCAGAGCAGTTGCGCTACCGACTCAGCCCCGCCGAGGTCAGTGACGAACTGCGTACGCGATTGAACGATATCTGGCTCCAACTGGAGAACGGACGAGTGGCGTTCGAACAGAGCCGCCGGGAGTTCACCGAACCCGGCGGCGGGCGCGAACTCACCCGGACACTCAACTCCCAGTGCACCCACTTGCTGGAAACCTTGCACGCGTGCACCACGCGCTTCAGCAGCGCGCTGGGGCTGGATCACGCAGAGGCCGGCATAACCCAACGCGTCAACAAAAATTCCGATTTCTCTTCCAAACTGGCGTTGACCATCCTGGGGGCGGCCGTCACCGGATCCACCGTCTTTTTAATCCAGCCCGACAAGATCGGCACCGCCGACCTGGTTGCCGATTCGTTGGTGGTGACGTCGGTGATGGCGCAATCGGCCTGGAACAAACAGGCAACCCGGCAAGATGCGATGGAACGCTTCAAGGCCATGAGCGCCGTCAGCATGGTGATGGCGCTGGCGCTGGGCGCGGACAAGCTCTCCAAGGCGTTCACGCCCAAGGGCCTGATCGAATCGTCCCCGACAGCGCCCTACTACGCAGGTCTCATCATGACCATCATGTCGATGACGATGCCCGGCCCGATGGCGCGCGGCGCCGAGTTGGCGATGAACTGGGGCGGCGCAAAGATCATAGGCCTGTTCAAAGGACCAGACGGTGCCACGCTGGCCACACGCGTACCGGCCTCTCCAGAAGAGCTGCATGAAAACGCCGCCGGACTGCAGGACTACATTGCGCGCCTGAGTCCCGAGCAGCAACGCGAGTACGAGCTCATGGCAGGGAGCAGCATTCAGCAGGCCATAGAGAATGCCGGCGCGCTGCAGCTGGCCCCGATGGCCACGGCTCAAGCGTCAGGCGTGACGATCACCGAGATCACCGAAGAAGAAGCGACTCCGCCCGCGCAGGACGCAAGTGCCGAACAGCTGACCACGCACAGCCCGACGCATGACGCATCCCTGCACA
Protein-coding regions in this window:
- the xopX gene encoding XopX family type III secretion system effector, whose product is MQAKSATASKSVALHAASAEAAPASTHETTAPPSADSSPPSPLLERAPRRSSDADTPAIVPAQHAQTPAHAEPAATGDSATASPLPHVRRALSHTLNQVASALHSGSSNIAWAAKELWTLSDLRTMLQLQAHDPAFLAILRGTDPEQPSTHTLASCREQLLQLRNLCATAQDLQPHFRHAILSDIEAVEQAIAPLAHGTPATGRALKALANLVNAWPLLVPSPLLANQAKTFAYSIAGATKGVLSLSMSALRSTADGLPFPLTGGELGREANEMHFYAALLNGIFLATELPKKYGSESVKHQAEKIENSTYFRSTAAVAAAAVLLTPFVWSNVKQIAGRIRDHALRAGAAGAELVGLNSRAEQLRYRLSPAEVSDELRTRLNDIWLQLENGRVAFEQSRREFTEPGGGRELTRTLNSQCTHLLETLHACTTRFSSALGLDHAEAGITQRVNKNSDFSSKLALTILGAAVTGSTVFLIQPDKIGTADLVADSLVVTSVMAQSAWNKQATRQDAMERFKAMSAVSMVMALALGADKLSKAFTPKGLIESSPTAPYYAGLIMTIMSMTMPGPMARGAELAMNWGGAKIIGLFKGPDGATLATRVPASPEELHENAAGLQDYIARLSPEQQREYELMAGSSIQQAIENAGALQLAPMATAQASGVTITEITEEEATPPAQDASAEQLTTHSPTHDASLHS